In the Prionailurus viverrinus isolate Anna chromosome A3, UM_Priviv_1.0, whole genome shotgun sequence genome, CAGGGGGTGATAATGCCTCAGCAAATGGGGGTGAGTCGTCAGGGGGCCACAGGGTAGGCTTCCCTGAGCCTCTGCACAGCCCCCCATCCTCCTGCCATGGAGACCAGGGTCGCATGCTTCTCTCCTGGGGCAGTGATATGGTGGGGGCACCCCATCCACTGCAGAGCTACAGGACCTCAGAGGCCAGCATGGAGGCTGACCAAGCTCCCCGGCCTTCGTCGCCCTCCTGCTTGAGGGTCCCAGCAGCTCGGGGAAGGCTCTGTCACCTCTTGAAGAGACTCATGAGCAGGCTGAGGTTGAAGAGGGAATAAAGCGCGAGAAAGAAACTGTTCCACAGGCCCGTCCACGCGTAGAAGGTGTTGAAGTCCAGATCGTAGTCGTCACAGATGCCAGAAATTACTGCaggcagcagggcaggggtgggaggtcagggccaggctggggccaGGGACCGTGGGAACCACCTTCCCACCGGAAGGGCCACTGCACCTTGGATGTAGAGGGCCAGGGGCGCAGTGGTCAGCAGTACCACCAGCGGCTGCCCAGAGAAGAGTGCGTACAAGAGGCCTCCAATGCTCTGCCCTGCTATGGTTTTCTGCACATctgagaagtgggggaaggggaggtcaGGCAGGTGCCGTAGTGCTCGGCCCCCCGCCACACCCTCACTGGCCTCTAGCCCCTCACCGATGGCCCCGTTGGTGTTCTCATCGTTGAGGGACCCAAAAGCGATGGTAGGCAGGAGGCAGGCAAAGTAGAGGAACAGGGTGGTGGTGATGTATTTGCCCACAGCCTTATTCTTGCCGATAATGCCTGGGAATGGGACAGGACAGAAAGTGTGTTGGGGATGCAAGACAGGCACATGTGTCGTCCTGGGACCTAAGCCGTAGGCTGAGCTCTCGCGGGGACGACAGGGCCACCTACCGTCAGTGAAGTCCAGTGGATACACAGGGAATCTGCGGGCAATGTCCTCCCGGATGCCCTTCCCCATAGGGAGAAAGTCCTTGTGCTTCGGAGGCTGGGCAAGAGGACAGATGTCCGTCAGCCCTGAGGCCCATGGCCCATGCCACAGGCCACTCGCCcacaccctcctctcccctgtACCTGTGGGGATTTGTGTATGCTGATGGAGTTCATGTAACCCTTTGTCCCGATGGATGAACGCTGCCTCTCCATGGTGAGCAGCTGTCTCTGATGCACCAGAGCCTCCTTGAATTCTTCCTCCGTGCGGGTGTTCAGGAGCTTCTGGCGGAAGGTGATGTCCAAGAACATGGTGGCGAATGTGCGCCCCACCTCAGCTGCAGTCTTGGTGCTTTTCTGGGGGCAGAGGACAGGAGAATCACATCTGCAGCTCAAGAGTGGGGGGCACCCTGCCCTGCCCATCACTGACAGTCCGAAGCATGTGGCAAGTGCCCCCCACTGTGAGCTGGCAGCAAGTTTTGTCCCCCAAAGGTCAAGTGTTAGTGGACTCTACCATGATTCCCACCAGGTCAGCAGATCACTAGAACCACAGGCAGTCTCAGAACTTCCTTAAAAAACTcatgagtggggcgcctgggcggctcggtcggttaagcgtccgacttcggctcaggtcatgatctcgcggtttgtgagttcgagccccgcgtcggtttctgtgctgacagctcaaagcctggagcctgcttcagattctgtctctctctctctctgcctctcccctgctcacgctcatctctctctgtctcaaaaataaataaaacattaaaaaaaaaattcctatacggggcgcctgggtggctcagtcggttaagcgtccgacttcggctcaggtcatgatctcgcggtttgtgagttcaagtcccgcatcggtttctgtgctgacagctcaaagcctggagcttgcttcagattctgtgtctccccctctctctctacctttcccccactcatgctctgtctctctctctccttcaaaaataaataaaaacattaaaaaaaaaatcacgagttatggggcgcctgggcggctcggtcggttaagcgtccgactttggctcagggcatgatctcacggcttgtgagttcgagccccgcgtcgggctctgtgctgacagctcagagcctggagcctgcttcggactctgtgtctccctctctctctctacctctcccctgctcatgctctgtctcaaaaataaataaacattaaaataattaaaaacaaaaacctcggggcgcctgggtggcgcagtcggttaagcgtccgacttcagccaggtcacgatctcacggtctatgagttcgagccccgcgtcgggctctgggctgatggctcagagcctggagcctgtttccaattctgtgtctccctctctctctgcccctcgcccgttcatgctctgtctctctctgtcccaaaaataaataaacgttgaaaaaaaaaattaaaaaaataaaaataaataaataaataaataaaaaaccctcATGAGTTCTTATAAACTGAGGTAGTGGTATTGTCCCAAGGAACATAAATCTGTATAATCATGGATGATGAAATCACAGCGATGGAGAAGAACGTTCACCCAGCTCCGTTTCACTAGTGGTATTCGTACAGTCTGCAGGTATCTATGTACGTACGTATGTATGTAGGCTcgatgcccagcgcagagcccaatgtgtggcttgaactcccaaccttGAAATCGacacctgagctgacatcaagagttggacacttaaccaactgagccacccaggtgcctctggtttATTTGATTTTCAGAGGGGGCTCCAGGCCTGTCAAGCCTTCCCCTTTCCTGACTAAAGTCAACTTTGTCCATGAACTTAGGGTCCAGCCTCTACCATGGCAACCTGTCCCCTGAGAGCAGTATCTGCCCCTTCAGGCTGCCCCAAAGCAGTAGTCCCAGGGCCGACCAGCCCACACTCTGCTCCCGTTAGCTTTAGAACAGTCTCGTTCTCCCGAGGAGGAGCCAGGCGTCGGGCTGGTTGGCCTGTCACGAGGCACCAGTCTAGCCGCTCAGCCCTGGGGATACTGTCTCTTCCACTGCTCTGGCCACCTGGCCAGCTGTGGCCCTCTCTGACCCATGAGCTGCCCACTTCCctaaattctctttccctctcaccaGCAGAGTAGCATTCGGGGAGGCTCACAGCACGTCTGTGAAATTGCTGGGGGGCACCCACTTTTCCTACAGAAAGCCTACAGAGGAGGGCCATGCCAAGCTTGAGTCTGTACCAGAGGCAAGGGCAGAATCATCAAGAAGCTAGTGGAAGTTGAAGCATGAAGGCCCTTCTCAGTCCTGGGCAGCAGCCTTAGCCATTTTCTATTTATGATTTGGAAATCTTTTTCCttgagggactcctgggtggctcagttaagcgtctgactcttgatttcagctcgggtcatgatgttgAGATTActgaaatcgagccccacgttgggctccatgccgacagcgtggagcctgcttgggattctctctctccacccctcccctgtgcgctctctctttctctctctctctctctcaaaataaataaataaaattaaaaaaaaaatcattttccttgaAAAAAGACTCCTCAAACTATATCAGCCTCAGCTCCCACAAAAGCAAGGTGCCCCTGACCAGGGGGTGTGTATGGCCCAGGCAGAAGCAGGGATCCTTGGCCAGCAAATCACAAAAGCGACCAACTCAAAgaaggactggggtggggggaggccaaTGACAAGCTCCCGTATTTGAGGGATATGAATTTTAACAAGTATCTCTTTTCAGTCAAGAAGGAAATACAACTTCCCGGGCAACGTCTGGGGGAAATTAGGGCTTGACGAGGACCCAGCAAGGACGCTTCAGAGAAACTCAGTAGGGCGGATGTGACGGACAGTGTGAGCATGAGCCCCGGACTGTGGGGTTCTCCGGCACATGGAAGAGATGCCTCCAAGAAGAGGGCCAGGTAACCTGGAGCCTCCGCAAGACCTTCCCAGGAGCCTTCCCAGGAGCCACCGCGAGACCCCCTACTCACCATCTTGGGCGGGGCCAGCACCAGGATGACGAATCGCACCTCACACGAGTTCTCCCCCCAGTTCTGTGGGCGAACCAGCCGGCTGATGCACACGTGCCGCTTCTGCAGGGCCTTGGAGGTACAGCtgccggggtggggagggcacgCAGCACACAGTTGGTTGTCACCTTGGGAGCCGGGCTCCCGGAACCCCTAACTCTGACCCCCCCAGTGACCTCTcttagggagagaaagagaccaaaCGGGACAGAGTGCCCACACCCTCTGCCCTCAGACCCGGGGGGGTCAGGCTGAGCCGCAGGGAGGCCGGCTGTGGTGTCCTGGCAACTCACATGATGCAGATCCAGGACTGCTGGTATTGCACCCCTGTGGCCGTGGCAGTGACCCCTTGGATGGTGTCTGACAGCAGGTGGGCTGAGGCCGGAGTGAAAGGGGTAAGAGGGTCTGCCAGCCCGCCTCCCTGACCGCCCCTGCCCAGTCGGGCAGCTGGGCCTCACCTTTACCCTCCATGGGAGCCCCGGCATCCGTGAAGAGCATGGCCATGAACAGGCGCAAATTGCAGTCGGGCTCGGTGTTGTGGGGGTCGTGGGCTAAGCGGGACAGCATGGCCCGCAGCACATCATCCAGCGAGGTAGCCGTCTCGTTCAGGATGATGCTGGCCCGTGCCAGGAAGCCGTCGAGGTCCCGGTGTGCACGTACCTCTTCCTCAAAGTTCTTTAACTTCAGGTACTGTGGGGACCCCCACGCACAGAACCACGGAGGCCCGTGAGTGCGATCCGCCGTCGCCCCCTGGGCCCTCTCCTCTGTGCTGGTCCCCTGGCTGCCCCTGCCCACCGAGACCAACATCCCTTCCAAGAGGGACAGCCCGGCATGGCGGGCCCCCGCAGCCAGGCCAAGGGCCGGTGTGAGACCCCTGTTGAGTGTGACGGGGAGCagccacctccccccgccccaccccccccttcgATCAGTGGCCCAGGACCAAGTGTCCCCTGTCCTGCAGACGGGCCACTCACCTTGCGGGAGGTGTGTAGGAGCCCGCAGCCGCCCGGCGACTCACTCTCGGCTAGAGGAAAGCGGGAGGGCTCAGGGGGCCGCCCCGCTTCCTCGGGACTCTTGGCGGAGCGCGGCCGTGTCTGCCCGGTCCCCagtgccctgccctcccccagcctggccctgctACGACCCCCATACCAGCCTGGGCGGGCTGCACCTCCAGGTTGACGTTGACAAAAAAACGGATGCTCTCGCCAGACACAATGGAGGAGGTGACCGTGTCGAAGGCCTCATCCCCCAGGTTCTCCTCACGGGTTTCCGAGGCATCGTCCATGTCACACTTGAGGTAGCCTAGAGGCCCAACCACCACCGAGAGAGACCCCCCCAGAGAGGACCCGGACGTCAGTGCTACACACACCAGAGGGAGGGACTCCGGGCCCGAGGAGCAGGGGCCCCTAGGCTGTCCCACTTGGTGCACTCTCCGTGAACGCTGAGGGAGGCCTCCTGTAGGCCCGGGAGGCAGACTATCTAGTCCCCGCCCAGCCCCAATCAAAGTATGGCAGCCAGCTGGCGGCCCGACCCAACTGCTTTCTCCAACATTCTTCAGCTGCGGGGAACCAGGGCCCTGCACTGCTCTGACCCACGTGCATCCTTCAGCTAGAGAAAAGTATGGTCATTTCGCAAACTCTGGGCCAGGCACCTGGTGCAATGATGCAGGCaagcctggcccctgccctcccagaACCCCCAGATTACAGGACCTCGACCTGTCTGGCTCTCTAGGGGGGACCCAAGGGAAGCCGGAACTGCTGCGGCAGCCAGCCCCCTCTCCACCTTACTGGCACAGGGTTTTAGGGCGCttctttcggggggggggggcatgtgggtCGAAGCATCAAGGCTGAGAGACCCGGTCCAGACACCAGACAAGGCCCAGGAAGCAGGGGAGCCAGAGATACAGTCAGGGACTGACAGAgaaggggaccccccccccccaggagagaCCCAATGGAGGGCAACAGGGGTGTCGTGGCACCTTGGgactcccagtgcagagcctggtctTAGTGCCTACAACTGCTCACAGCCCACACCCGCTTCCTGGTGACACGCGAGTGTTCCACTCTTGCTCCTCAAGACCTCTGGGATGACAGTTGGGGCCAGCTCTGCTACCCCTGCCCTGACCCCTGGTCCCTCAGGCCCGGTCCTACCCCCCACTTCTGATCTCACTCCTGAGGCCAGTTGGCCAACGCCCCAGGCATGCCGGCGCCTGTCCTACGAGCAGAGGGCTCCCCTCCCCCGAGGGCCTTCTTCAAGGCTCAGAGGAAGCCTCCTCTTTTGGCAAGTCCTCCTAGGTCCCTGCCAGCACCCCTTCCTGACTGCCCTGTTCCCCTGTGGTTCAACATGTGCGAGTGCTCCAGAAAAGGGGCTCTTGTAGCCCAGACCCCACCAATGCCTGACAAACACCTGTGCTGGGACGGGGAAGGGTCAGCAGCACGCCTACACCTGCCAGGCAGTGACTCACCCTGACTCACTTCCACTCTAGCCCGTCGGTTTCCTCTGCACATCCCAGGCCCCGTTCCCCCCAGTGTCCTGTGCTCAGCCTGGGCCCTTTTGGGCAGGAGGTGCTAGGCCTTCCCTAGGAGGGCCCCCTAGCTCTAGGTCTACACTGTACTCAGAGCCCAGAGTCGAAAAATGTCCTTCCCTCCTTTGTTATGGAGTTATGGAGGGTCCCTGCCTGAGGGGCCAGGGGTCAGGGCAGGGGTAGCAGAGCTGGCCCCAACGTCCATGAaaacctccttcctccccagtccCGGACCTGTTTTGCTTAGACTACCTGGTGCCCCAGCCCCAACCTGCCCTCATCTCCCTTCTGGCACCCCCATCAGCACCCATTATTTCTGGGCACTACACCATCATGCTGTCCCCTTCTCCCCTACTCTGGGTTCTGCCTAGGACCTGCCCAGCTGATACTACCCAGTCCCTGAGACACTCCTAGGAGGCCATGTCCCCACCTATAAGCTGAACCACACACCTAACCTGCCTACCAACAGCCTGGCACATGCAATCACCGTGCCCTGGGGACCCTGGGTAAGAGCATATCATCACTCCACCCTATCCAAGCACTGTCCCACTGAACAACCCTCTGATGGCCAGGCCAGCCCCCCAGGTCTGGGCACAGGAGAGCCCAGAGACGTGGAGAGCGGGAGAGCTGGTCTGAAGGAAGCAGCAAAGCTGAAGCCCAGAAAGGTTAGATTACATTTCGTTAGAGGGACAATGGCAGCCCTTGCCTCACAGGGCTGGGCGGGGACTGAGGGATGTGGGCAGATACAACATGGCCTGACCAGAGCATTCCAACAGTGAACCAAGGGCGCTCATCACAGCCCAAGAGGGGGAACCGCCTGCCTTCCCAGATCCACGAGACCACCAGAGAGCCTGTCAGTGTCCGAGGCAGTGTTAGCTGCCCCCTCCACCTTATCACGATCTCCCGGAGGAGAGGATCTAAAAGCATCCAGCACCAACAGAGGGCCACAGATGGGTGATCAATGCCATGGGTGCCCCAGTGGAGGAACTAGGTCTCTTGTGACTTTTGACCAAGGAGCTCTcttagacaccccccccccccccacacacacagatgtaCTCACCTACTACATCCTCAACGAATCCATTCTGGGACATTTCGGAAGAGGACTCTGCAAGGGAAACCCAAGAATTGTTACCAGCTACACGAACGAGCCCTGGACAGTGTCCCGTGTCcaactgctcccctccccacaccaacTCTGCTGACTCCTTACCCCTTCCCAGGTACCCAACCCAAGCCAACCTGGGGACAAAAAGTGTAGGGGGTAGTACTAGGCAGGA is a window encoding:
- the SLC4A11 gene encoding solute carrier family 4 member 11 isoform X6, which encodes MSQNGFVEDVVGYLKCDMDDASETREENLGDEAFDTVTSSIVSGESIRFFVNVNLEVQPAQAAESESPGGCGLLHTSRKYLKLKNFEEEVRAHRDLDGFLARASIILNETATSLDDVLRAMLSRLAHDPHNTEPDCNLRLFMAMLFTDAGAPMEGKAHLLSDTIQGVTATATGVQYQQSWICIICTSKALQKRHVCISRLVRPQNWGENSCEVRFVILVLAPPKMKSTKTAAEVGRTFATMFLDITFRQKLLNTRTEEEFKEALVHQRQLLTMERQRSSIGTKGYMNSISIHKSPQPPKHKDFLPMGKGIREDIARRFPVYPLDFTDGIIGKNKAVGKYITTTLFLYFACLLPTIAFGSLNDENTNGAIDVQKTIAGQSIGGLLYALFSGQPLVVLLTTAPLALYIQVISGICDDYDLDFNTFYAWTGLWNSFFLALYSLFNLSLLMSLFKRSTEEIIALFISITFMLDAVKGMVKIFQKYYYDNFGNHHEDNTSMVSLLGLGTSLNTSLNTSLHTALNTSLLASPLELTSVSGPGTEHPGRETAVLSLLIMLGTLWLSYTLYQFKKSPYLHPYMREILSDCALPISVLTFSLICSYGFREIKSELGSGRGRGGVGLLLGAAGLSRGLYPAAVSQFRYNPSKSLFEVAEMHSLSLGAVTSAMGLGFLLSLLFFIEQNLVAALANAPENRLVKGTAYHWDLLLIAIINSGLSLFGLPWIHAAYPHSPLHVRALAMVEERVENGHIYETIVNVKETRLTTLGASILVGFSLLLLPFPLQWIPKPVLYGLFLYIALTSIDGNQLFERVALLLKDQTSYPPTHYIRRVPQRKIHYFTGLQVMQLLLLCAFGMSNLPYMKMIFPLIMIVMIPIRYNLLPRIIEAKYLDVMDAEH
- the SLC4A11 gene encoding solute carrier family 4 member 11 isoform X9, producing MAAATRRLFHLQPCESSSEMSQNGFVEDSSYLKCDMDDASETREENLGDEAFDTVTSSIVSGESIRFFVNVNLEVQPAQAAESESPGGCGLLHTSRKYLKLKNFEEEVRAHRDLDGFLARASIILNETATSLDDVLRAMLSRLAHDPHNTEPDCNLRLFMAMLFTDAGAPMEGKAHLLSDTIQGVTATATGVQYQQSWICIICTSKALQKRHVCISRLVRPQNWGENSCEVRFVILVLAPPKMKSTKTAAEVGRTFATMFLDITFRQKLLNTRTEEEFKEALVHQRQLLTMERQRSSIGTKGYMNSISIHKSPQPPKHKDFLPMGKGIREDIARRFPVYPLDFTDGIIGKNKAVGKYITTTLFLYFACLLPTIAFGSLNDENTNGAIDVQKTIAGQSIGGLLYALFSGQPLVVLLTTAPLALYIQVISGICDDYDLDFNTFYAWTGLWNSFFLALYSLFNLSLLMSLFKRSTEEIIALFISITFMLDAVKGMVKIFQKYYYDNFGNHHEDNTSMVSLLGLGTSLNTSLNTSLHTALNTSLLASPLELTSVSGPGTEHPGRETAVLSLLIMLGTLWLSYTLYQFKKSPYLHPYMREILSDCALPISVLTFSLICSYGFREIKMSQFRYNPSKSLFEVAEMHSLSLGAVTSAMGLGFLLSLLFFIEQNLVAALANAPENRLVKGTAYHWDLLLIAIINSGLSLFGLPWIHAAYPHSPLHVRALAMVEERVENGHIYETIVNVKETRLTTLGASILVGFSLLLLPFPLQWIPKPVLYGLFLYIALTSIDGNQLFERVALLLKDQTSYPPTHYIRRVPQRKIHYFTGLQVMQLLLLCAFGMSNLPYMKMIFPLIMIVMIPIRYNLLPRIIEAKYLDVMDAEH
- the SLC4A11 gene encoding solute carrier family 4 member 11 isoform X5, which translates into the protein MAAATRRLFHLQPCESSSEMSQNGFVEDVVGYLKCDMDDASETREENLGDEAFDTVTSSIVSGESIRFFVNVNLEVQPAQAAESESPGGCGLLHTSRKYLKLKNFEEEVRAHRDLDGFLARASIILNETATSLDDVLRAMLSRLAHDPHNTEPDCNLRLFMAMLFTDAGAPMEGKAHLLSDTIQGVTATATGVQYQQSWICIICTSKALQKRHVCISRLVRPQNWGENSCEVRFVILVLAPPKMKSTKTAAEVGRTFATMFLDITFRQKLLNTRTEEEFKEALVHQRQLLTMERQRSSIGTKGYMNSISIHKSPQPPKHKDFLPMGKGIREDIARRFPVYPLDFTDGIIGKNKAVGKYITTTLFLYFACLLPTIAFGSLNDENTNGAIDVQKTIAGQSIGGLLYALFSGQPLVVLLTTAPLALYIQVISGICDDYDLDFNTFYAWTGLWNSFFLALYSLFNLSLLMSLFKRSTEEIIALFISITFMLDAVKGMVKIFQKYYYDNFGNHHEDNTSMVSLLGLGTSLNTSLNTSLHTALNTSLLASPLELTSVSGPGTEHPGRETAVLSLLIMLGTLWLSYTLYQFKKSPYLHPYMREILSDCALPISVLTFSLICSYGFREIKSELGSGRGRGGVGLLLGAAGLSRGLYPAAVSQFRYNPSKSLFEVAEMHSLSLGAVTSAMGLGFLLSLLFFIEQNLVAALANAPENRLVKGTAYHWDLLLIAIINSGLSLFGLPWIHAAYPHSPLHVRALAMVEERVENGHIYETIVNVKETRLTTLGASILVGFSLLLLPFPLQWIPKPVLYGLFLYIALTSIDGNQLFERVALLLKDQTSYPPTHYIRRVPQRKIHYFTGLQVMQLLLLCAFGMSNLPYMKMIFPLIMIVMIPIRYNLLPRIIEAKYLDVMDAEH